The following is a genomic window from Flavobacteriales bacterium.
AGCGCGCAGCCAGCACGACGAGGCGCGCGCGCGGTATGAGGAAGCGCGGCCGCTGTACCAACGCGTGGGCTCCGTGTTGGGCGAGGCGAATTGCATCAAGAGCCTGGGCGATATCGCCCTTCGGCGCAGCCAGCACGACGAGGCGCGCGCGCGATATGAGGAAGCGCGGCCGCTGTTCCAACGCGTGGGCTCCGTGTTGGGCGAGGCGAATTGCATCCAGAGACTGGGCGCCATCGCCCTAGCGCGCAGCCAGCACGACAAGGCGCGCGCGCGGTATGAGGAAGCGCGGCCGCTGTACCAACGCGTGGGCGACGTGTTGGGCGAGGCGAATTGCATCCTGAGCCTGGGCGACATCGCCCTTCGGCGCAGCCAGCACGACGAGGCGCGCGCGCGGTATGAAGAAGCACTGTCCTTCTACGTACGGATCCCGGAGCCTTACTCCTTGGGCCAGACCCATCGGCGGCTCGCGAGGCTCGCGCAGGGTGCTGATCAATGCGCACAAGTGAAGAAAGCCGAAGGGTATTGGAGCAGCATCGATCGGCCAGACCTCGTGCAAGATCTCAAGGGGGAGTTCCCGGAATGTTTCGGCAAACCAGTGGCGAAGTCAAAGCGACCTAAGAAGGGCTGAGGTTCGCCTTACCGATGCACCGCCTCGCTCAGCGCGAATACGATCTCCGGGTCCTGCTCAATGGCCGCGCGCACCATGAGCACATCAACACCGCGGACGCATCGCCCGCCATTGACCCGTACGTGGTGAACGACCTGCGCCTCAACGCCTCGCTGCACCGGCTGTTCCGGATCCCGACCATCGACCTCACCCTCACCGTGCGCAACGTCCTCAGCGAACAATACGAGAACAACGGTTGGAGCTACAGCTTCATCGAGGGCGGTACGCGCCACGAGCTTGTGGGCCTCTATCCCCAGGCGCCGATCCACGTGCTGGGCGGGGTGACGGTGCGGTGGTGAGCGGCCGTCGCAAAAGGACTAACGAAGGTTACCATGACCCGTCGTGGCCGCCGCACGACGTTTGGGTGATCCAACGACCCCGGCCATGCGCACCCGATCCCTCCTCGTCGCCGCCCTGTTGGCGCCCGCCTTGCTCAGCGCCCAGAGCTTCGACGCCACGATCCTGAGCTACGAAGGGCTCGACCGCACCTGCGACGGCGGCATCACCCCGGTGCTGCGCATCCAGAACACCGGCGGCGAAACGATGATGAGCTGCGACATCGACATCCTGCGGAACGGGCTCGCGGACAACACCTTCCACTGGGTGCTGGCCGTGCCCGCCCTCACCGGCGAGGTGCGCAAGCCCGCGCTGCCGACCATCACCGGTCCGCTGTGCAGGCCGATGCGCATCTCGAGGGCGGGCTTGCCGGCGCGCAGGCGCTCGGTGCGGCGCTGCGCGATGTGGTCCCGCATGTCGAGCGCCGCGAGCACGATGTCCGCTGCGGAGGACGCCTTCGGGTCGGGCAATCCGGCCGCGGCCATGTACGCGTCGCCGATGGTCCTGATCTTCTCCACGCGATGCCGCTCCACAATGGCGTCGAGCCCCTTGAAGCGCGCATCGATCTCCTCCACGAGCTCGGCGGCGCTCAGTTGTTCGCTCAGCTGGGTGAAGCCTTTGAAGTCGGTGAAGAGCACGGTGGCGCTGGTGTAAGTGCGCCCTTCGGCGCGGCCCGTGGCCTTCAGTTCGGCGGCCACCTCCACGGGCAGGATGTTGTGCAGCAGCTCATCACTGCGCTCCTTCTCGTGCTCGATGGCCCTCTTGGCGCGCTGGGTGGTAGCGCAGGCGGTTGAGCAGCGCACCGGCGATCACGAGCACCAGCAGGATGCCCGCGATGAGCAGGCCGCGGCGCGAACGCTCGTCGGCCATGCGCCGGTCGAAGGCCAGTTGTTGCGCGTACGCCTCCTTCACGCGGGCGAGGCTGTCGGCGATCTGCTGTTGCTCGAAGTCGCGCACCAGTTCCAGCCGCAGCACTTCCTTGCCATTGTCCACCTTGTCCAGCGTGTCGTCCAGCGAGAGGTAGGACCGTTGCGCGTCGTACGCACTGCGGAAATCGCCGGCCAGGGCCAGCGCACGCATCACGCACTCGGTGCATTCCTTGCGCTGGGTCAGCAGGCCCAGGCTGTCGGCCAGGACCAGCCCGCAGCGGCACACCTTGAGCGCATCGGCGGCACGGCCTACGGCGAGGTAGGCCTCTCCCGCATAGAACAGGTTGCGGGTCAACGGGTCCTTCGTGTCCAGCTCGGTGAACACGGTGCGCGCGGTGTCGAAGTGGGCGTGGGCCTTGCGGGGGCGGCCCAGGCGGGAGAGCACCTGGCCGAGGTTGTTGTGCGCCTTGCCCCGGTCGAGCCGGTTGCCGAGGCCGCGGTACAGGGCGATGGCCTCCTGCAGTTCGATGGCGGCCTTGTCGCGCTCGCCGAGGTCGCTGTGTGTGGTGCCGATGCTCACCAGGGCACTGGCCCGACCCTTGGCATTGCCCAGCTCGTCGTACAGCGCGGCGCTGCGTTGGTAGTTCTGCAGCGCCTTGCCGAACTCGTTCAGCCGTTCGTAGGTGTTGCCGATGTTGTTGTAGGTGCTGGCCACACCCTCGGTGTTGCCCAGCTCCTGGTCGATGCGGAGGCTCTGTGCAGCAGCTCCAGCGCGCGCGGCAGGTCGCCGAGGTCCTTGTGCACCGTGCTCCTGTTGCTGAGCGTGGCGGCGGTGCGCCCGCGGTCGGTCATGGACCGGGCCACCTCCTTGGCGCGGTTGAAGTGATCGGGCGCGGCGGGCAGGTCGCTGCGCATCTTGTGCCCCACGGCCAGCGTGTTGTAGGCGGTGTACAGGGCTTTCGGGTCACCGGTGGTCCGCGCCAGTTCCAACTGCATGCGCGCCAAAGCGAGGCCGCTGTCCGGCCGCTCGAACGCCGCCTTCCAGGACAGTGTGGCGATGGCCTTCAGGTGCGCACTGTCGGGCAGGGCCTCGTTGCGCCAGACGGTCCACAGCGAGTCGTTCTGCGGCCGGGCGGCCGCGGCGAGCAGGCAGAGCGTGACGGTGAGGACGAGGCGCATGCGGGCGGGGGAAATCAGGTCCGACCGCCGCAGCGCCGCGCTCAGGGCGTCGTCCAGCGCAGCACCTCGGTGCGGCCCTGGTCGTCGCGCAGCTGCAGCAGCGCCAGCCCCTTGCTGCGGGGTGCGGGGATCGAGGCCCGACCGGCCTGGGCGATCCGGCCTTCATCGACCAGCCGCCCCGTGGCGTCCAGCAGCGTCCAGCGGCAGGGGGCGGCCACCTGGATCCATGCGCCGCCCTCCGCGTCGATGTCGAGCAGCTGCGCCGTGCCCGTCGATGCGCCGACGGTCACCACGCCCAGCATGGAGCCATCCCCGTCCACGCGCAGCAGGTAGGGCCGAAGAAAGAGGCCGGTGAGGCTGTCCGCGGCCGTGCCGCTCACCAGGAAGCCTCCATGGCCGTCGGGCCGGATGTGCCGGCCGATCCCTTCGGCATACGTATGCGTCCAGAGCGTATCGCCCTGGTCATTGAACCGGGCCACAAGGCAGTGCAGGTCTCGATGACCAGTGGCCAGGTACGTGTTCGTCAGGGGGTCGAAGCAGGCATCGTACAGCTTCAACCCCGGATGGTAGTGTTGGCTCTGGAGGGCACATTGATCATCCACATGCATCGCAAGGCCGTCCAACCCGCTATCCTGCCGGCCAAAGATCATGGAACCACCAGCGGGCCGCTCCAACACCTTATGTCCCTGTTGGAAACCACTGGTGCCCATGGACGCCGAGGCCTCCAGCGCACCGGTGGCGCTGAACCGTTTGCAGAGCACCTGGATGGAGCCGGGCATCGGCGGTCCGCTCAGGCCGGTGACCAGCAGGGCGCCGTCGGACAGCTCGCGGCCATGCACGGCGCGTTCGATGGGCTGGCCGGGCAGGCTGTAGGTCCAGAGCAGCTGCCCTCCGGGGCCATAGCGGCGCACGATGGGCCGAAGGTCCATGGGAGTGACGTACGACGTGCCGCAGGCCAGCAGGTCGCCGTTCCCGAGGACGGTCACGTTGGAGAAGTAGGTCTCGTTGTTCACCATCAGCGAATCGGCCCATTGCACGCCGTCGGCCGCGCCGTTCAATCGGGCGATGTAGGCGCGATGCGCGATGCTGCGTCCCACGATCACCGGAGCGGGGTTGTCGTCCGCACTGCCGAACACATACGCGAAGGCCGCCGGCAGCGCCTCCGCACCGAGCCAGGTGCCGTCGTCATCCAGCCGCACCAGCCGGGCTCCGGGGTCGGCCTGCATGGGCAGCAGGGCGCCCGGGCCCCAGGGCCAGCAGGCGACCGGGGTCAGCAGGTCCGTGCCGGAGTACACCGTATCGCCGGTGGCCGGTTGGCTGAGGGGGAACTGAGCGTGGGCCGCCAGGGCCACGATGCTCAAGGGAAAGAATGATGCGCGCATGGAACCAGGGTTGTCCAGTGGACGACACGAAGGTGCATCGCGCTGCCCGGCCGGAGCATGAACAGCGTTCAGGGTGCGATCTGCGTCCTTTGTGCAAACCCCCTGCGCCATGGTCCGGAACATCGTTACCCTCCTCGCCGCGGTGCTCGTGCTTCCCACGCACGCCCAGTTCGATGCGCTGCCGGACGCCAACGCCGGCTGGACCGTCTCCTTTTGGATCGGACCGGGGTATCCGTACGAGGGTTACTTCTATGAGTACGACGCACAGTCGCCGGATACCGTCATCGCCGGGGACGTGTTCAAGAAACTGAACGTCACGAACACGTTCGGCTTCACCGACTACGGCGGCGCACTGCGTGACAACGAGATGGGGCAGGTGTACTTCTGCGAGCCGGGAGGTTCGGTGCCTGCGCTTCTGCTCGACTTCGATGTCGTTCCCGGTGACACGGTCTTCAATGTCTTCTCCATGTGGATGCAGGACGTGTTCGTCTGGTCCGTGGACACGGTACTGATCAATGGCACACCGCGTAAGCGCATCGGGCTCGCTTGCGTCCCGAACCCCATTGGCGTTAGCGCCTATTGGATCCAAGGTATCGGCGGCCTGGGCGGCTTCTTGTTCACCAATCCGTGCGGCAGCGTGTCGGGGATCGGAGAGCTGGTGTGCATGACCGCGAACGACACGGTGCAATGGGGACCGAACGTGGGCGGCGTGGGCGATTGCGCGCTTGCCTTGGGAGCGGCTGAAGAACCGGAGCCGGCGTCGGATCTGTCGCTGCACCCGGTGCCGGCGGAGGATCGGCTGTACCTGCAAGGGGTGATGCCTGGCGCGCAGCTCGAGGTGCTTGGGGCGGATGGCCGCATCGTCATGGCATCCGCTGCACCCCAAGGGCCATTGGACATCAGCACCCTGGTCACCGGGGTCCACGTGCTGCGCGTGACCGATGTGGACGGCAAGGTCCGCACGGCGCGCTTCGTCAAGCGCTGATCACCCGTGCACCGCTTCGCTCAGGGCGAAGATGAGCTCGGGATCCTGTTCGAAGGCGGTGCCCACCACGACCACGTCCGCCCCGGCGTCGCACAGGCCGCGCGCGGTGGCCGCATCGCGGATGCCGCCGCCCACGATGATCGGTAGTTGCACGGTGCGCCGCACGGTGGCCACCATTTCGGGGCTCACGGTGCGGTCGGCGCCGCTGCCCGTGTCCAGGTAGATGGTGCGCAGGCCGAGCAGTTCGCCCGCCAGGGCCGTGGCAGCGGCGAT
Proteins encoded in this region:
- a CDS encoding tetratricopeptide repeat protein; protein product: MASTYNNIGNTYERLNEFGKALQNYQRSAALYDELGNAKGRASALVSIGTTHSDLGERDKAAIELQEAIALYRGLGNRLDRGKAHNNLGQVLSRLGRPRKAHAHFDTARTVFTELDTKDPLTRNLFYAGEAYLAVGRAADALKVCRCGLVLADSLGLLTQRKECTECVMRALALAGDFRSAYDAQRSYLSLDDTLDKVDNGKEVLRLELVRDFEQQQIADSLARVKEAYAQQLAFDRRMADERSRRGLLIAGILLVLVIAGALLNRLRYHPARQEGHRAREGAQ
- a CDS encoding T9SS type A sorting domain-containing protein gives rise to the protein MVRNIVTLLAAVLVLPTHAQFDALPDANAGWTVSFWIGPGYPYEGYFYEYDAQSPDTVIAGDVFKKLNVTNTFGFTDYGGALRDNEMGQVYFCEPGGSVPALLLDFDVVPGDTVFNVFSMWMQDVFVWSVDTVLINGTPRKRIGLACVPNPIGVSAYWIQGIGGLGGFLFTNPCGSVSGIGELVCMTANDTVQWGPNVGGVGDCALALGAAEEPEPASDLSLHPVPAEDRLYLQGVMPGAQLEVLGADGRIVMASAAPQGPLDISTLVTGVHVLRVTDVDGKVRTARFVKR